Genomic segment of Myxococcus stipitatus:
CCGAAAGGACTCCAGGGAGCCAATATAAACTCAGAGACCTTTCATCTGGTCCATACCAGGCACATGCCACAAGGGGGGCTGGTTTGGAATGTTGTGGTTCCAGATATCCGCAGGGTTGCCTCGTTGCTTGTTTGCCGGTGTTCTCGTCTTTGAGTAATGACTCAGGTGCCAGTATGTTGATGCCTGGCGCGGTCTCGATCCGTTTTAGTTCCCCTGGTTCAGGCCACGAGATGGGATGTCGCAAGCGCTGGGTGCATGCGCATGTTGATATGGAGAATCCGAGAATCGCAATCAAGGCGAGCGGTCTTCTGGACATTTCAAGCCCTATGTTACGGAACAATGATGTCCCAGTTTATCTGGCTTTCGGTTTGGAGGGGCTCCTGACTGTTTTTGCCGCCCTGCATGCGGAATACGTCGCCGTGGCCATTCATTTTCAAGCCGACAAGAGGACGACGTTCCTTCCCTTCCTGAATAGGTTCTCAGCGAATCACTGAAGCTCCTTCGGCTTCAGCTCTGGGGGCTCGCTGTACAGCGGGTTCATGATTTCGAGCAGCATGGTGGAGAGGAGCTTCGAAACGGCATCGCGGTAGCGAAGGAACTCATCCTCCGTCTCATTCTCCTTCATGACTCGGACCGAGGTACCGAGTTGGTCGCCGATGGAAACCATCAGGTCGGAAACTTGGCGAGCTGTGTCTCGTGTCATCAGAATTTTCCTTGCGTGCAGTCGTTTGCTCTAGACAGGCATTTACGCTGTTCCAGATCGACTCATGGGCTTGTTGACGGCGGTGTCTGCGTGAATTGGCAGGACTTGAGGGTTGAGTGCTGGCCGGATTCCATGCGCACGATGGAAACAACTCTGTCGCCGTCACGTGCGATGCAGACGGCTGTGTCCCCATAGACGCTGCAGGTGTTCGAGCAAATCTCGACGGTAAAGAATGATTGATCCGAGCGGCAAGGCCCCTTGGGGAGCTCACCTGTAGCGCAGGGTGGCCCGCATCGCGCGACGACGGATGGGAGCGAGTCACCGATGGCAACGCGACAATTCTTCCCGGTCGCGGTGGGGATGCTCTCGGCCCGAGTGCAGGCAGCGGCGAGTGCTACAGTGAATACGAGGATGACTCGATGGCTGAAGATCTTCATGGGCAGGAAAGGGGCCTACATGAACTTTTTCGAGAGGGGCAGGGTGACTCGCCGAATTTGTCCAGTCTTCATGTCCACGAGCAAGACTCCCACGGAGTCCGTTCCGATGATGGCGAGATCTCCAGCCACCTTCAGGGTGGTGAACAGCACTCGCAGGTGGGAAAGGTGGATGTTGGAACTGCCCTGGAACCCGAACCGCCCCGTGGAGTCGTCGAGCCCGGGTACCATCGGACGCCACTGTCCCTTCCTCTGATGAAACAGTCCTGAGGTGCCCGATAGCACCACCCACTCGTTCGATGCACCGAGGTCCATTCCGGTCACATGTGGAACGCCGAGGTCAGCTCCAGCTGACTGGCTGAAGTTCGCATCCAAGGTGGCGAGCGTTCGGCATTGGCCCGCCGGGGTCAGAGAACTCAGGCGAGCTGTGCCGAAGGCGGTCTCCATGAGCAGCGCCCTCTTGCCCGACAGGCGCCACTCGGTGAGATACAGAAGGCTCCCGTCCGAAGGCGGCGCGCAAACCCGTTTCATCTTCTTCGTGCGTGTGTCCAGCGCGAAGAGCCCCGCGGCCCACTCGCCCTCATTCAGGGCGACGAAGAGCGAGTCAGCCACGAAGTGCGGACTCACGTAGGCCCGATCTCGGTCGCTGGGAACCGCGTGCGCGAGGAGCACGTCGCTCCATTGCTTTCCATTCCACCAGAAGACCTTCTTTTTCGAGGCGAGTGCGACCGCGGTCTTCCCCGCCGCGAGCGTGAGCCGTTCGGCGTGAGAGGCCAGCTCGCTGGGGAGTGGTAGGTCCGAGACGTCTCCTCCGAAGATGTCGATGAGGAGGCGCGTCGTGCCGTTCGTGCGACCTAGCGCAATGACCTTCCCTTGTCCTGATTCCGCAAGGGCCCAGACCTCCGTGAGGCCGTGAACCTTGAGGGGGCTGACGGAAGCCGCCGTCAGGTCGAGTTCGTACACGGAGACGGGCGTCCGAACGAAGTACCTCCCCGCCAGGTGCATGACCTCGTAGGCCGACTCCTGGAGGACGGCGTGTACTTCCTCGATCTCGCGGTCATTCTCAGTGCGTTGCTGGCTGTCCGTGGAGGGACCACCGAAGGCCATTGTCGTGAACAGGAGGCTGAGGAGAAGCTGCATGAAGACCCTCGGAAGGCTGGGGGCTGTGACGGCAGGAACTCGGGTGATCAACGACGAGGCTTGGTCTTCCTGCTGGGATTCTTCTGCTTGCGCAGTTCGAGGAGGTTCTCGCGGCGCACTCGCACGTATTCTCGGTCTCTAGCTCGAACTGGCTTTGGGTCTTCGCCATGCGAGCGGAGCATTCGGTCAAACTCGCGTTCAATCAATGCGATGAAGTGAGCTTCCTTTTTCTGGCCCAAGGCTGTTTGGAATGTGTTGGGGGATGTTTGACCCCAACGTGCCATCGAAGGTGATTTTGTCTGCGATAGGTTCAAGGAAGACACGCAGCCGTTGGAAGGCCATCATGACTGCCTGGAGGGAGTCGGTCCCACTGCCGTAGCTCTCTATTTCTGTGCGGCCAATGCCATGGATGGTGAACGGGCATTTGTAGGAAGTGCCGGAGCGGAAGGGGATGAAGAAGCGAGCCGTTATCCAGCCAGGCTGGTCGGCCCACTTATATCGCCTGGATGCAAAGAGAGGTCGCATTGGGTTCTCGACTATAGTTGCCTGGTTTTGCCGCAAGCGACTCTTCACTTTCGAGAAGGGGCAGGAGGCTCGACATAGCGGGCCCTGGGGCGGAGCAGGTGTCCTTGCTCTCTTTGCTCCAGGATGTGCGCTACCCAGCCCGCCGCGCGCCCTACCGCGAACAGTGTCCCCGCCGCTCCTGGCGGCAACCCCAGTGCATCCGCCAGCATCACCAACCCCAGGTCCACCGAGGGCTCCGGATGCCCTGCCTCTCGCATCGCATCCTGGACCGCCTTCGCCACTCTGACCCTCGGTACCTCGGGCCTGACCTCCCTTGCTGCGTCCATCAAGGGCGGGGTCCTCGGGTCTCCGTTTG
This window contains:
- a CDS encoding DUF6968 family protein, with the translated sequence MRPLFASRRYKWADQPGWITARFFIPFRSGTSYKCPFTIHGIGRTEIESYGSGTDSLQAVMMAFQRLRVFLEPIADKITFDGTLGSNIPQHIPNSLGPEKGSSLHRID